Genomic DNA from Candidozyma auris chromosome 1, complete sequence:
CTCCAATAATGATTTCGTTTTATAAGGAACTTTACCAAACGAGTTAGATCCTGTGATGGCGCTGGCCAACTTCGCTCCCTTGCCCTTGAAGTCTGGATCAATTCCTCTTAGATCTTCACAAAATTGAAGTGAATCGTCAGATATCACCTTAGCAAAATTTGTGAAGTAGTCGGCATCAATATCCTTTGACTTCAAATCAGAAAGCTTTTCACTGAGATGTAAGCGGTAATCTTTGTAGATATCACAAATTTCCTTAAAACTTGAGTATGATGCTGAGGATGACACGGAATTTGCGCTGTAGCTTTCGACAGATTCAATATCCGATAGAAGTGAATCTATGTCGTCCTCGTcgccatcatcatcgtcatccgcatcattttcaatttcttcgtTCTTCACTGGCTCTTTAACTGCTTTTGCgggcttcttctttattttaGGATCTATAGGAGGGTCCTCTGAAGAGACTTCCTTGGAAAAGTCTCCCTCTGCTTCCCTGTTCATTTGCTCCAgcaagttcttctcaaactcaccCATGTTCAGAGCTGGCACAACAATCACGGGTATGGGGAAGTTTTTCACCAATCTATCACTCAAGCGTGACGACTGCCATGACTTGAGCGGAGCACTATTTTTGGTGTTCACCTTGGAGCCCACGCAAACAAGGTTGGGCTCGTATAACTTATACATATCCTTTAATGCATCTTTAGTGTGACTGTCGATAATTTCAACGGAAACCTTAGCGATGATTTCCTTGTTAATAACGTTGAGTGCATAGTTCATAACACTAAGCGCAACAGACTTGATATACTCGGGGCGGCTCCGTTGTCTCTGTCTCACTTTCTCTGTCATTGGGGTATATGTCTTTGGTGAAGGAAAGTTCGTGTGACCCTGAGCAGGCGGAGCTAACTTGTGATTAATTGCAGAGGCGATGATGACGGTGTCACCGTGCTCAATGAAATTGCGAAGTATCCAGTCGAGAGCAACCCAAGTATGCTGACGACCCGAGATGTAGATGAGAATCACACGACGAGGTAAAATTGGTACGATGCCTTGCTTGCCAAGGTTTCCCAAGTAAAGATCTTCAAATAATCTGTGCACACGAGTGAAGCTAGTTCCTCTGTGAGTTATAATTGGAGTTGTAGGGTACTGTACCATCCCCCTGAAAAGTGAGGCCATGTTTCGATGTGGTGACATCATCCTTGTAGGAGAGCCACTAGGAGATGCAACTGGAGAACGAGCGCCGGGACGTTTGAGTTCAGAATCCATGAGTCGCCCTCGAGTGTTGAAATCATAGTCTTCAGACGCACGGCGCATTCGCATCCCATAAATATCGTCATCCGAAAGATCCAGCAACGGATCGTTATTCTCATGGTATTGAATGTTGATGGTATCAAAAGATATACGCAGCTGGTACGTCTTATCCAACTTGTGAGGAGGAAACGTGATGGCCTTGTAGTCTTGGTTGCTCCGATTTTGCACCTCTGCCAAAAGCGCATCAGGGCCGGTCTTGAGATCAACAGACAGACTGAACCGTCTCTGTCTATCCTCGTTGGTATGGTTAGGGATACCTGGGTTGTACCGACCCCCGACCAAGTCGGGGGTGGTTTTCATATGTGGAAGCTGGGGTCTCTGAAGTGTAGTCTCGGAGTCCAGAGTCATCAAACGGGTGTtttggaaaaaaattaaCGAGGGAGCAGCCTGATTCTGAAACGATAGAAACTCTTAGGGTATTCAAAATTTAGTATCTAGACAAACttgatgcaaaaaagagaTAATCAGGCAAAAAAGATCTCTTCACAATGAGGATTAGAGATAGCGACATGCCTGCAGAGAACGAAGATCCTAAGCGGCACTGACAATAGTAAGACAGAGAGGCTGAAACGGTGGCTAGAGGAGTGTGGTGCGCACTGCTTAAAACGAGCAGAGAAGCATAGTGTCAAGCTAATGTTTAGTCATATTCAGCCTATTGCAAGGCACCAGCAAGTGCCTGTGATTATTTCAAATCGTCAAGCGTCTTTTGCGAGGACACATGAAATCAGGTGCGAAGCCAAGAATGGTGATATCGTCGAAAACCAGTTTATGCAGTTATGAGATCACAGTGAGAGGTGGGTGCCATGGATTCTAGAACTATGGTGGTACTTTGATGATTAGAATTATTGCACAAGGAAATACACGAATCTATTAAATCATTATTATGGCTTGTGGCGCTGAATGCTTAAATGTTAAAGCTCTGGTATGCGAGTACTCGTCCAGATCTAAGCGAGGCACAATAGGGTCCTATTGCGCAGCCATTGTGAGGCACCCTCGGAGTTCCCAGAAACGCTTTAACAAAGTCAACATGGGCACAAACTAATGTAATACACTATGGTACACAATGAATGATGTTGCTGCTCGCCCGGGGCTCCTTAAAGTGGCGTTGTTCCTAGGTCAGCTTGGCGGGTTTCCGTCGTTCGGCAAATGATGAGAAGAGGCTGAGGTGTCGGCTCCACCCTCATGCTGCTGCCGGTGCTCCTGCTGAGCTGCCCATTGAGGAGAGAAATTAAACCCTCCAGGACGGTTGTAAAGCGACGCTAGCACCAGTCCGCTGGGGTTTTTACGCTTGAGATTCTCAATGATCGACATGGTCAGCTCTGAGAGCACGCTGGGATTCTGATAGTGAGATTGCGGGTAGTATTCGCCATAAGGGACTCCAGGATGCTGCTGAGGGGGTTCCCATTGTGCATTGTGTTGGAGCTCTGAAAATATATGTTCTTGTGGCGTGGCCCTCTGGAGCGGTACATGGCGAGCGCCAGGATCTGGCACCCCTGGGGCATCACTAGCACCATTGTCATACATTGCATTTGCTGTAGTCAAAGCGTCCATGAGCTGCAAGTCACTAGCATCTGCAAGGCTCTGTTGTTCAGCGTTCACAGGAACATTCTCTGGAGGGTTGGCTTCAAATGAAAAGTACCCGTGCGACTGCTTCTGGGCCTGCGATGTTTGGTACTCTGGCATCAGCCCAGTCACCACTGGATTTGAACCCAATTCCAGCATCGAAGCCTGGTCCGGCTGGCTCAGACCTAAGAgactcttcaagtcctGAGTGCCAAACTGTGTAAGCAGACTAGTCTCGGGCTGCTGAGCATTATCGCTAGTGAGCGCTGGAGTCGAGTCGCGGGAATCGCGCGAGTCTCCTCCACTCTTTGTCTCTGACGCTGCTGTGGCCcctgctgccgctgctgcctctgccgCCTCCTGCTTTCTCCTACTCGCTCGACTTCTAGTCGCCGTAGGCATTGGCAGAGGCACAACTGTACGCAGCCGTGGGCCTGGTTTCCTGCCACGTCCAGCACCTCCGCCTCTTTTTCTCGGTCTCCCTCTACGAGCTGGCGCTGCCACCGGCGTTGAAGCTAGAGAAGCTCCCTGGCGACTTTGAGCATCTTCGTCTCCCGGGTGGCCCCCACTGGCGTTCTCGTCCAGGGGCACTGGACTGCCAGTGCGCGACTTGAACTCGTGCGCAGTGCGGAAGTCGACTCTCTCGCCCAttgctctcttttttcttacCGCCTGGAGCACTTTGTAGGTGTCTCGTAGGAGCCGAAGTCGCTGCGCGACGTTGGTGAGGTCATGGTACCAGTTGATGTCGGCCTTTATGGCTCCTACTAGCTGGACATTTTTTTCGTACTCTCGTAGTCTTTGTAGAGATTCGCTGACGGGCCGAATTAAAAACGGATCGTTCTCGTTATATTTTGGCTTGCGTGGTTTGAACTCTTTTTTGACCATCCATGGTACTGGAGAGAGCGCTGGCGTCGATGCGTCCAGTCTGTCTCTGCGATAGTTCAATGTGAccatttttgttggtgaattGTTGTTGGACAGCCACTCGGAGTCGGCTTTGTTCTGGGCATCTAGCCATTTTTCTGTGTTGTACTTTAGCGTCACCACTGACGAGAGTTCCATGGTGCAAAGTGGGGTGAAGCTTGATCTTAGAATTAGGGGTCGGGAAAAAATATGCCGATTTTCATGCAGATGCTGGCAAATGCAATCTAATGGCTATGACAGCGACgagaaaaataaaaaggAGTAGACTTTTAAGAAAAGAACCAGACTGCCCCCATCGGCTTGAGCATTCCCTCCCACGCTGATTTTTGCAATATCCTCACTGGGAGTGCGCTCACGTGAAGATCACTAGGCGTTTTTTTCCTACCGAGAGAGCTCTTGCAAGGCGTCAAAAAGTACCGACACCATCCATCAGAAAAGAGGTTGAACTAAGTATGGCGACGTCAGAAATTGCCCAGACCGATGAAAATGAGCCTCTCCAGTCAACAGCTGCTCAGCTACTGGCTCTCATAGAGTCTACTATTGAGCTCGGTGTGCTCGTTCACGACAATCAGGGAACACAGCAATCCCACGCAGCATTGACCCATAGAACTAACCAAATAATCAGTCAACTCTCAGGGCTCACCAACAGCCCATTTACACAGCAATTCCCAGTGCCGGTGGACGTCATCACCTATATAGAGGATGGGCGTAACCCTGACATTTACACGAGAGAGTTTGTGGAGGTCACCGCCAAAACCAACGCTAGGCTAAAAGGTAAGATGCTTGGATTCCAGAAGCTTTGTGAAGTGTTGGGCGacaagttggtggaggaaTTTCCTAGGCTTGAGGAAGGTGTCAAAGATATTCGAAGGCGCACATCGTTAGACTCTGAGAAATAACTTAGCCAACAGTGCAGAAACCAACGTATATTCCGACAATCCTCTATTTCGAAGCAGCCTATTTGTAAAGCTGAATTCGTATATGTGCTGATGCACGACGCCGACATTAGCGAGAAGGTGGTCTTTCTACTGCTGGCTGGCTGGCAGTGCGACTGAAAATGTCACAATTGTGCGACGCTCATTATAGTGCGTTTTCTTGGtccatcatcaatttcacaaaaaattggacGCCTCTCACTAATAAAGAGGCCTGTGTCAGCTTCATATGTCGTTTTGTCAATTTTACTATGGGGCACACTTTCGCCCTCAACGGTGAGCTAGAGAACTGTGCTACCGACCCGCGCACTAAACCCTCACCTACAGCTCTCACTAACCGAGAGAGACCTGTAATACGCCGCACCACGGTATAGCCAGCACTTTTGGCCACGACAGCTGCTAAGCCAGCATCGAGATCTGTGAATCATACTTAGTCGGGATGAGAATGAACCAGCCTTACCCCCAAATAGGCTTTTTTCAACCTTAATCGATCTGCATTCGTTGACACTAACGTGATAGTAGCTGCTAAATCGCGGTGAAAGATCCAGCGCTGCTGCACATCTTCCTCAACGGGGTGCTAGCCCGCCTTCCTCACCATTGGTATAAAACCTTCTGCGTTTCACGTGTGT
This window encodes:
- the MED10 gene encoding mediator complex subunit NUT2 gives rise to the protein MATSEIAQTDENEPLQSTAAQLSALIESTIELGVLVHDNQGTQQSHAALTHRTNQIISQLSGLTNSPFTQQFPVPVDVITYIEDGRNPDIYTREFVEVTAKTNARLKGKMLGFQKLCEVLGDKLVEEFPRLEEGVKDIRRRTSLDSEK